One window of the Granulicella arctica genome contains the following:
- a CDS encoding tyrosine-type recombinase/integrase, whose product MAARKISKSAEQISSENSFASVSVKWVEHWQDDKSPRHVDSTRRRLAANILPSLGLLQMTEIEAPDIVAMVRAVEARGARDVAKRALETTGQIFRYAIAHGYAKRNPATDVRPRDILKASLKSNYARIEAKELPNLLRQIEVYPGTHVTRFAIKLIALTFVRTSELIGATWSEFDLEAARWNIPADRMKMRTPHVVPLARQALEILDTLRELTGGSDWLFPGDRNVAKPMSNNTILKALERMGYKGKMTGHGFRGLASTILHERGYGHEHIELQLAHAPRNAVSAAYNHALYLEPRSKMMQDWADFLDQTQRGARVLPFRGLSGPLNEKLLIAARSDK is encoded by the coding sequence ATGGCGGCACGAAAGATCAGCAAGTCCGCGGAGCAGATCTCGAGTGAAAACTCTTTCGCGAGTGTCTCGGTGAAGTGGGTGGAACACTGGCAAGATGATAAGAGCCCTCGACATGTGGACTCTACGCGCAGGCGGCTAGCGGCGAACATCTTGCCGAGTTTGGGTTTGCTCCAGATGACGGAGATCGAGGCGCCTGACATTGTCGCAATGGTCAGGGCAGTTGAGGCACGGGGCGCTCGGGATGTTGCAAAGCGAGCCCTTGAGACGACCGGGCAGATCTTTCGCTATGCCATCGCCCATGGTTACGCCAAGCGCAACCCTGCAACTGACGTTCGCCCTCGGGACATCCTCAAAGCCTCGCTGAAAAGTAATTACGCCCGAATAGAGGCTAAGGAACTCCCGAACCTCCTCAGGCAGATCGAGGTTTATCCGGGAACCCACGTCACTCGCTTCGCGATCAAGCTGATCGCGCTGACGTTCGTTCGTACCAGTGAGCTAATCGGCGCAACCTGGTCAGAGTTTGACCTGGAAGCTGCCCGGTGGAACATTCCAGCCGATCGCATGAAGATGAGAACACCGCATGTCGTGCCACTCGCAAGGCAAGCTCTCGAAATTCTTGACACCTTGCGTGAGTTGACGGGAGGGAGCGACTGGCTGTTCCCCGGAGACCGAAACGTAGCTAAACCGATGAGCAACAACACCATTCTTAAGGCTCTCGAGCGGATGGGTTACAAGGGGAAGATGACAGGCCATGGCTTTAGAGGGCTGGCGTCCACCATCCTGCACGAACGCGGCTACGGTCATGAACACATCGAATTGCAGCTTGCGCACGCTCCTCGCAACGCAGTGAGTGCTGCCTATAATCATGCGCTCTACCTTGAGCCTCGCTCCAAGATGATGCAGGACTGGGCTGA
- a CDS encoding Arm DNA-binding domain-containing protein produces MGLTDTEVRKAKAAEKAYRVSDSHSLYLWVTPSGGKLWRWAYNFDGKEKLMALGKYPAVTLALA; encoded by the coding sequence ATGGGATTGACCGATACCGAAGTGCGTAAAGCCAAGGCGGCAGAAAAGGCTTATCGCGTCAGCGATAGCCATAGTCTCTATCTTTGGGTCACGCCATCCGGCGGCAAACTTTGGCGTTGGGCTTACAACTTCGACGGTAAAGAGAAGCTGATGGCGCTCGGAAAGTACCCCGCCGTGACGCTCGCGTTGGCCTGA
- a CDS encoding APC family permease encodes MRLLPLIGATYFMVSGGPYGLEDIIGKAGYGRALLLLLLIPLVWSFPTSLMVGELASALPEEGGYYRWVRRGLGRFWGFQEAWLSLAASVFDMAIYPVTFVLYLGRIAPAWTEGYRGTLWALAVVIACAVWNLYGAKAVGEGSVGMFCVLLAPFAVLVAVSLWRALTGVHVSGVASVPIERDMAGAVSVALWNYMGWDNASTVAQEVEEPQRNYPRAMLIAALLVAVTYILPLAAVALAGISADRFSTGAWTDAARTLAGPWLALAVVLGGAISGFGMFNALTLSYTRVPFALAEEGLLPQILTRRTSRGVPWLSVLVCSAAWAMALRFSFERLISIDLVLYGAALLLEFVALVVLRVREPELVRPFRVPGGVSGAVVCGIGPAFLIAFAMWAARGERVAGLPALVFAGLVAASGPVAFGLARLGQRRRERALAGAS; translated from the coding sequence ATGCGCTTGTTACCCCTGATTGGCGCGACCTATTTCATGGTCTCTGGCGGGCCTTATGGGCTTGAGGACATCATTGGCAAGGCTGGTTACGGACGAGCGCTGCTGCTGCTGTTGCTCATCCCGCTGGTGTGGAGCTTTCCTACCTCGCTGATGGTCGGTGAACTGGCTTCGGCGCTTCCTGAAGAGGGTGGTTATTATCGGTGGGTTCGGCGAGGTTTGGGACGGTTCTGGGGGTTTCAGGAGGCCTGGCTCTCGCTTGCAGCCAGTGTGTTCGACATGGCGATCTATCCGGTCACGTTTGTGCTCTATCTTGGGCGAATTGCGCCCGCGTGGACGGAAGGGTATCGCGGGACGCTTTGGGCGCTTGCGGTGGTTATTGCTTGCGCGGTTTGGAACCTTTACGGGGCGAAGGCTGTTGGTGAAGGTTCGGTCGGGATGTTCTGCGTGTTGTTGGCTCCATTTGCTGTACTCGTCGCGGTTAGTTTGTGGCGAGCACTTACGGGAGTGCATGTTTCCGGCGTCGCTTCTGTGCCGATCGAGCGTGACATGGCTGGAGCTGTTTCGGTTGCGCTCTGGAACTACATGGGTTGGGATAATGCGTCGACCGTGGCTCAGGAGGTCGAGGAACCGCAGCGGAACTATCCTCGGGCGATGCTGATTGCGGCTTTGCTGGTCGCTGTCACGTATATTCTGCCGCTTGCTGCTGTGGCGTTAGCTGGGATTTCTGCGGACCGCTTTTCTACTGGAGCCTGGACTGACGCTGCGCGGACGCTCGCTGGACCTTGGCTTGCGCTTGCGGTGGTGCTTGGCGGCGCAATCAGTGGGTTTGGGATGTTCAATGCGCTTACGTTGAGCTATACGCGCGTTCCTTTTGCTCTTGCGGAGGAGGGTTTGCTGCCGCAGATCTTGACTCGGCGGACGTCGCGAGGAGTTCCGTGGCTGAGTGTTCTGGTTTGCAGCGCAGCCTGGGCGATGGCTTTGCGGTTCAGCTTTGAACGGTTGATCTCGATTGACCTGGTGCTTTACGGCGCTGCGCTGCTGCTCGAGTTTGTAGCGCTTGTGGTTTTGCGGGTTCGTGAGCCTGAACTTGTGCGGCCGTTTCGGGTTCCTGGAGGTGTTTCAGGAGCGGTCGTTTGCGGGATTGGACCGGCTTTTTTGATTGCGTTTGCGATGTGGGCTGCCCGGGGAGAGCGGGTTGCGGGATTGCCTGCGCTGGTCTTTGCGGGGCTGGTGGCTGCTTCCGGGCCGGTTGCTTTTGGACTGGCGCGCCTCGGTCAGCGACGGCGGGAGCGGGCGCTGGCTGGTGCTTCCTGA
- a CDS encoding inorganic diphosphatase: MPNYLELPVGPKSPEVVNCVIEIPSEGISKYEYDKDLHVFRLDRNLYSPVHYPGDYGFIPSTLGDDGDPLDVLVLVDTPSFPGCVMEVRPIGLLEMLDQGLGDEKVLCVGKGNPRYKDVWNFSEIYPHMLKEITHFFAIYKDLEGKRVEVKGWRDASFARNKVVEAQQRFIDNKINPEPKPIPIE; this comes from the coding sequence ATGCCGAATTACCTTGAGTTGCCCGTTGGGCCAAAGTCGCCCGAAGTAGTCAACTGTGTGATCGAGATTCCCAGCGAGGGCATCAGCAAGTACGAGTACGACAAGGACCTCCACGTCTTCCGGCTCGACCGCAACCTCTACTCGCCCGTCCACTACCCCGGCGACTACGGCTTCATCCCCAGCACGCTCGGTGATGACGGCGACCCACTCGATGTCCTCGTGCTCGTCGATACACCCAGCTTTCCCGGCTGCGTTATGGAAGTCCGCCCCATTGGTCTCCTCGAAATGCTCGATCAGGGCTTAGGCGATGAGAAGGTCCTCTGCGTCGGCAAGGGCAATCCCCGCTACAAAGATGTCTGGAACTTCTCCGAGATCTACCCCCACATGCTCAAGGAGATCACTCACTTCTTCGCCATCTACAAAGATCTTGAAGGCAAGCGCGTCGAAGTAAAAGGCTGGCGCGACGCCTCCTTCGCCCGCAACAAGGTCGTCGAAGCTCAGCAGCGCTTCATCGACAACAAGATCAACCCCGAACCAAAGCCAATCCCAATCGAGTAG
- the purS gene encoding phosphoribosylformylglycinamidine synthase subunit PurS, producing the protein MKAHVYVTLKRTVLDAQGKTVSDALRRMEYKGVADVRQGKYFLLTLEDELSEEAHEKEIERIAREVLTNPVIEEFTFRLEK; encoded by the coding sequence ATGAAGGCCCATGTCTATGTCACGCTCAAACGGACTGTTCTCGATGCCCAAGGCAAGACCGTCTCTGACGCTCTCCGTCGCATGGAATACAAAGGGGTTGCCGATGTTCGGCAAGGCAAGTACTTCCTGCTTACGCTCGAGGATGAACTCTCCGAAGAGGCGCACGAAAAAGAGATCGAGCGGATTGCACGCGAGGTTTTAACGAACCCTGTAATTGAAGAATTTACCTTCCGACTCGAGAAGTAA